The following are from one region of the Nocardioides marmotae genome:
- a CDS encoding YfcC family protein yields MAKHAAEEPVTPSTEPESEEPRGMRFPSAFTVLFLVTIAVWLLAFVIPTGAYRNEDGAPVPGSYERTDDPLTFGGRLMQLFIAPVNGLYGVMNDEGFIGPYESGELYGAAGVFLFVLAIGIFITISMTTGAIDNGVARIAQRMSHRGPVLIAVLMVLFSIGGTTEGMAEETLGFYALVIPLILALGYDRLVATGVIMVGAGIGVLASTVNPFATGVASDSAGISIGDGIGFRLLMYVVLVPIGIWWVLRYAKRVKADPSASRVNSVEGDEELRTSGLGDVAELTARQKLVLTIIGLTFAFMIFAIVPWAQIIDGPNAESYAWQLDWYFPELAALFLAMSLVVGLIGGLGEKGLTDSLVRGAGDFIGVGLIIVLARGVTAIMNNAEITGTILNSMEELVSNTDSGVFGAVMFLINLPLAFLVPSSSGHAALAIPILAPLADFAGVSRAIVVTAYQSASGVVNLITPTSAVVMGGLALAKVRYDQYLRFVLPLIGILIVLCIVMIAAAASF; encoded by the coding sequence CTACCGGAACGAGGACGGCGCCCCGGTGCCCGGGAGCTATGAGCGGACCGACGATCCGCTGACCTTCGGCGGGCGGCTGATGCAGCTGTTCATCGCCCCGGTCAACGGCCTCTACGGCGTGATGAACGACGAGGGCTTCATCGGGCCCTACGAGTCCGGCGAGCTCTACGGCGCCGCCGGCGTGTTCCTGTTCGTGCTCGCGATCGGCATCTTCATCACCATCTCGATGACCACCGGGGCCATCGACAACGGCGTCGCGCGGATCGCCCAGCGGATGAGCCACCGCGGCCCGGTGCTCATCGCCGTCTTGATGGTGCTCTTCTCGATCGGCGGCACGACCGAGGGCATGGCCGAGGAGACCCTGGGCTTCTACGCCCTGGTCATTCCCCTGATCCTGGCCCTGGGCTACGACCGGCTGGTCGCGACGGGCGTGATCATGGTCGGCGCCGGCATCGGCGTGCTGGCCTCGACGGTCAACCCGTTCGCCACCGGGGTCGCCTCGGACTCCGCGGGCATCTCCATCGGCGACGGCATCGGCTTCCGCCTGCTGATGTACGTCGTGCTCGTGCCGATCGGCATCTGGTGGGTGCTGCGCTACGCCAAGCGGGTCAAGGCCGACCCGAGTGCCTCCCGCGTGAACAGCGTCGAGGGCGACGAGGAGCTCCGGACCAGCGGGCTCGGGGATGTCGCCGAGCTCACCGCGCGGCAGAAGCTGGTGCTCACCATCATCGGGCTGACCTTCGCCTTCATGATCTTCGCGATCGTCCCGTGGGCCCAGATCATCGACGGGCCCAACGCCGAGAGCTACGCCTGGCAGCTGGACTGGTACTTCCCCGAGCTCGCCGCGCTGTTCCTCGCCATGTCGCTGGTGGTCGGGCTGATCGGCGGCCTGGGCGAGAAGGGCCTGACCGACTCCCTGGTCCGCGGCGCCGGCGACTTCATCGGCGTCGGCCTGATCATCGTGCTGGCCCGCGGCGTCACCGCGATCATGAACAACGCCGAGATCACCGGCACGATCCTGAACTCGATGGAGGAGCTGGTCAGCAACACCGACTCCGGCGTCTTCGGGGCGGTCATGTTCCTCATCAACCTGCCGCTGGCGTTCCTCGTGCCGTCCTCCTCCGGGCACGCCGCGCTGGCCATCCCGATCCTCGCGCCGCTGGCGGACTTCGCGGGCGTCAGCCGGGCCATCGTCGTCACCGCCTACCAATCCGCTTCGGGCGTGGTCAACCTGATCACCCCGACCTCGGCGGTCGTCATGGGCGGCCTCGCGCTCGCCAAGGTCCGCTACGACCAGTACCTCCGGTTCGTGCTGCCGCTCATCGGGATCCTGATCGTGCTGTGCATCGTGATGATCGCCGCCGCGGCGTCGTTCTGA